A window from Canis lupus familiaris isolate Mischka breed German Shepherd chromosome 18, alternate assembly UU_Cfam_GSD_1.0, whole genome shotgun sequence encodes these proteins:
- the C18H11orf95 gene encoding uncharacterized protein C11orf95 homolog, whose product MEPGGDHRSRSGGGRGGPGPAAASARGRRLPPAGSSGGAEPEEDDGGQDLQLEGGALGSWGSAPLPSSRVRGPASSGRKYSDHCEARASRPGKSRIPGRDHRRYYHDHWRLEYLMDFNPARHGMVCMVCGSSLATLKLSTIKRHIRQKHPYSLHWSSREKEVISNSWDAHLGLGACGESEGLGAQGAEEEEEEEEEEEEEGASLQACPPKGAGKAPADEGSRCQQRGGLVAPRARCRGLSASRRAGDSRGLGARQLDRRLKESLQNWFRAECLMDYDPRGNRLVCMACGRALPSLHLDDIRAHVLEVHPSSLGLSGPQRSALLQAWGGQPEILSELTRSPADDDLVPQDLTRKSLDPAPTAGALSSRDLSPPGPGVKKEEAVWVPERPRPAEEEELEEGEGVGVPGRSPRGRRRRCRERWRPEYLVELDGGRRGLVCLACGGALASLQMSTVQRHIRQRHPGSTRLRGPVQALIAREWSGKAAHLPALGLPGPEPPGNPAAPATAAASEEGGGEEEEEEEEEEWWGDAPLSPGEPSERPPEDDDDDEDGPEPGGLAFPPLPPPPPPPPPRSREQRRNYQPRWRGEYLMDYDGSRRGLVCMVCGGALATLKVSTIKRHILQVHPFSMDFTPEERQTILEAYEEAALRCYGHEGFGPPAPAPRDGGADLKAGAVCRA is encoded by the exons ATGGAGCCCGGCGGGGACCACCGGAGCCGGAGCGGCGGCGGCAGGGGCGGCCCCGGGCCAGCAGCGGCCTCGGCACGGGGCCGACGGCTGCCGCCCGCCGGATCGAGCGGCGGCGCGGAACCCGAGGAGGACGACGGCG gGCAAGATCTTCAGCTGGAAGGGGGTgccttggggtcctgggggagTGCCCCCCTGCCCTCTTCCAGGGTCAGGGGACCAGCATCTTCAGGCAGGAAATACTCAGACCACTGTGAGGCCCGGGCCTCGAGGCCTGGGAAGAGCCGCATCCCCGGCCGTGACCACCGGCGCTACTACCACGACCACTGGCGACTGGAGTACCTGATGGACTTCAACCCTGCCCGGCACGGCATGGTGTGCATGGTGTGCGGCAGCTCCCTGGCCACTCTCAAGCTCAGCACCATCAAGCGGCACATCCGCCAAAAGCACCCCTACTCCCTGCACTGGAGTTCCCGAGAGAAGGAAGTTATCAGCAACAGCTGGGATGcccacctggggctgggggcctgtgGAGAGTCCGAGGGCCTGGGGGCCCAGGGGgctgaagaagaggaggaagaggaagaggaagaggaagaggagggggctAGCCTGCAAGCTTGCCCACCCAAGGGTGCAG GCAAAGCCCCAGCCGATGAGGGCAGCCGATGCCAGCAGCGAGGGGGCCTAGTGGCACCCAGGGCTCGGTGTCGGGGCCTCTCAGCCTCCCGCAGGGCTGGGGacagcagggggctgggggcgcggcAGCTGGACCGGAGGCTGAAGGAGTCCCTGCAGAACTGGTTCCGGGCTGAGTGTCTCATGGATTATGACCCTCGGGGGAACCGGCTGGTGTGCATGGCCTGTGGCCGGGCACTGCCCAGCCTGCACCTGGACGACATCCGTGCCCACGTGCTCGAGGTGCACCCCAGCTCCTTGGGGCTCAGTGGCCCCCAGCGGAGTGCCCTGCTGCAAGCCTGGGGTGGCCAGCCCGAGATACTGTCTGAGCTCACTCGGTCCCCAGCAG ACGATGACCTCGTCCCCCAGGACCTGACCAGAAAGAGCCTGGACCCCGCCCCCACTGCTGGAGCCCTCTCCTCTCGGGACCTCAGTCCCCCAGGCCCAGGCGTAAAAAAGGAAGAGGCTGTCTGGGTCCCTGAGAGGCCCAGGCCcgcagaggaggaggagctggaggagggcgagggggtgggggtcCCGGGCCGGTCtccgcggggccgccgccgccgctgccgggAGCGCTGGCGGCCCGAGTACCTCGTGGAGCTGGACGGCGGCCGGCGCGGCCTGGTGTGCTTGGCGTGCGGGGGCGCGCTGGCCTCGCTCCAGATGAGCACCGTCCAGCGGCACATCCGCCAGCGCCACCCGGGCTCCACGCGCCTCCGCGGCCCAGTCCAGGCCCTCATCGCCCGGGAGTGGAGCGGGAAGGCCGCTCACCTGCCGGCCCTGGGGCTGCCCGGCCCCGAGCCCCCCGGGAACCCCGCCGCCCCTGCTACAGCCGCAGCCTccgaggaggggggaggggaggaggaggaggaggaggaggaggaggagtggtgGG GCGACGCCCCGCTTTCCCCAGGGGAGCCATCGGAGCGGCCCCCCgaggacgacgacgacgacgaggaCGGCCCAGAGCCCGGGGGCCTCGCCTtcccgccgctgccgccgccgccgccgccgccgccgccccgcagcCGAGAGCAGCGGCGGAACTACCAGCCGCGCTGGCGGGGCGAGTACCTGATGGACTACGACGGCAGCCGGCGCGGGCTGGTGTGCATGGTGTGCGGGGGCGCGCTGGCCACGCTCAAGGTCAGCACCATCAAGCGGCACATCCTGCAGGTGCACCCGTTCTCCATGGACTTCACGCCCGAGGAGCGCCAGACCATCCTGGAGGCCTACGAGGAGGCCGCGCTGCGCTGCTACGGCCACGAGGGCTTCGGGCCGCCCGCCCCTGCACCGCGCGACGGCGGCGCGGACCTCAAAGCGGGCGCCGTTTGTCGGGCGTAG